In Mycolicibacterium gadium, the genomic window CCATCGCTGTGGAGGACATCCTCAATTCGACGATGCTGAACTACCCGCTGACCCAATACATGTTCTGTGCGCCCGATGAAGGAGCAGCGGCCGTGGTCATGTGTCGCGCCGACGTTGCGCACAAATACAGCACGAAGCCGGTATATCTGAAGGCGGTCGAGGTGAGGACCCGGCGATACGGCGCCTATGAGGTCAACACCACGTTCGCGCCGGTCGCCGAGGATGTGGCCCCCACGGTATACGCGGCCCGGTCCGCATTCGAAAAGGCCGGGGTCGCACCGGAGGACGTCGATGTGATACAGCTGCAGGACACCGACGCAGGCGCTGAGATCATCCACATGGCCGAGTGCGGATTCTGCGCCGACGGCGATCAGGAGAAGCTGCTGGCCGACGGCGCCACCGAGATCGGTGGCACGTTGCCGGTCAACACCGACGGCGGACTGATCGCCAATGGCGAACCCATCGGGGCATCGGGCCTGCGTCAGATCCACGAGTTGGTGCGCCAATTGCGAGGCGAGGCGGGAGACCGGCAGGTGCCCGGCGAGCCGAAGGTCGGCTTCGCCCAACTCTACGGGGCGCCCGGCACCGCCGCGGCGACGATCCTCACGAGGTGACCATGACCCAGTTCACCGGCGCACCGATCTTCGACGCCGACCAGCACATGTACGAGACGTCGGATTCGCTGACGAAGTTCCTGCCCGAGAAGTACTCGCGTGCTGTGCAATTCGCTCAGTTCGGACGACACACGCGGATCGTGATCAACAACCGGGTCAACGACTTCATCCCCAACCCGACATTCGAACGCGTCGCCGCGCCCGGTGCGCAT contains:
- a CDS encoding thiolase family protein is translated as MTYDVAIIGVGLHPFGRFEGKSAMEMGVDAIFAAVADAGVEWKDIQAATGGSWTVANPDAIVSMVGLSGIPFTNVFNACATAASAAKACADGIRLGDYDIGIAVGLDKHPRGAFTEDPALVGMPSWYAENGQYLTTQFFGMKANKYLHDHGISQETLARVANKNFRNGALNPNAFRRKPIAVEDILNSTMLNYPLTQYMFCAPDEGAAAVVMCRADVAHKYSTKPVYLKAVEVRTRRYGAYEVNTTFAPVAEDVAPTVYAARSAFEKAGVAPEDVDVIQLQDTDAGAEIIHMAECGFCADGDQEKLLADGATEIGGTLPVNTDGGLIANGEPIGASGLRQIHELVRQLRGEAGDRQVPGEPKVGFAQLYGAPGTAAATILTR